Proteins encoded in a region of the Atopobium sp. oral taxon 416 genome:
- the pepI gene encoding proline iminopeptidase — protein MHLHTGYMPYLGHQTYYRVVEPNAPDSHHKPLVLLHGGPGSTHNYFEVLDDFADKDHRTLVMYDQIGCGNSWDDSLKGRDDLWRNLSTWTNELKSLRTYLKLDHCHLLGQSWGGMLELEYLLTLKPQGINSIILSSTLASSPLWGKEHHRCLKYLSPQEQAAVMIADQTGNYDTEEFRAAEAHFMDLFCEGPLTPNSPECLRRSTRSGRESYLATEGDNEITVTGIFKNWDVSDRLDEIREPALVISGTDDLCTPLVAKQIYDGIKDSAWELFEGCRHMCFVENTPHYEEVLQTWLDAYD, from the coding sequence ATGCACCTACATACTGGATATATGCCTTACCTCGGGCATCAGACCTACTACCGCGTTGTGGAGCCCAATGCTCCCGATTCACACCATAAGCCCCTCGTTTTGCTCCACGGAGGGCCTGGCTCCACACACAACTATTTTGAGGTGTTGGATGACTTTGCAGATAAGGATCACCGCACACTCGTGATGTATGACCAGATCGGCTGCGGCAACTCCTGGGATGACTCACTCAAAGGGCGCGACGACCTGTGGCGTAACCTCTCCACCTGGACCAACGAGCTCAAGAGCTTGCGCACCTACCTGAAGCTCGACCACTGCCATCTGCTCGGTCAAAGCTGGGGCGGCATGTTGGAGCTCGAGTATCTGCTCACTCTGAAACCTCAAGGCATTAACTCTATCATCCTCTCTTCCACGCTCGCCTCCAGTCCCCTGTGGGGAAAAGAGCACCACCGGTGCCTCAAGTACCTTTCACCACAAGAACAGGCCGCCGTGATGATAGCTGACCAAACCGGGAACTACGACACCGAAGAGTTCCGCGCCGCAGAGGCCCACTTTATGGACCTCTTCTGCGAAGGACCCCTCACCCCGAACTCCCCCGAATGCCTCAGACGCTCCACACGCTCAGGACGAGAAAGCTATCTGGCCACTGAAGGGGACAACGAGATCACCGTGACCGGTATCTTTAAAAATTGGGACGTGAGCGACCGCCTCGACGAGATCAGAGAGCCCGCCCTCGTTATCTCCGGTACCGATGACCTGTGCACCCCGCTCGTCGCAAAGCAGATATACGATGGGATCAAAGACTCCGCCTGGGAGCTCTTCGAAGGCTGCCGGCACATGTGTTTCGTGGAGAATACTCCGCACTACGAGGAGGTTCTGCAGACTTGGCTCGATGCATACGACTAG
- a CDS encoding transposase codes for MDGIVAHARHRIISGKVEGTNQMIKTLRRAGYGYPNDEYFFLEIFDTSRRYSEPSGAGA; via the coding sequence ATGGACGGCATCGTGGCGCACGCCAGGCACCGGATCATCTCAGGCAAGGTGGAAGGCACCAACCAGATGATCAAGACGCTCAGGAGGGCAGGCTACGGCTACCCTAACGACGAGTACTTCTTCCTCGAGATCTTCGATACCAGCAGGCGCTACTCGGAGCCTTCCGGGGCCGGTGCATGA
- a CDS encoding ROK family protein, whose product MGYALGIDVGGTSIKAGIFTLEGDLEATKSIPTDELTNEAAFADVTSALTDLIGTCGAKPEDIVALGLDVPGPVNAKGEVGFFPNIKLDAPRFERALKGAFPKAVTAFINDANAAALGEMWMGAAKLYENFVMLTLGTGVGGGIVTNGQLVAGHVGAAGELGHLTMNPDETETCGCGRKGCLEQYASASGIVRLYKQACEVANAMPCPLSGRSDSYAVFQAMGAGDPQAKWAISSMLEYLARAMANIACVVDPECFVIGGGVVGSFDIFKDELKQRYQAHCLSVCKDIKIVPATLGNQAGMYGAAMCALDKER is encoded by the coding sequence ATGGGCTACGCATTGGGTATCGATGTTGGGGGAACCTCCATTAAGGCTGGAATCTTCACGCTCGAAGGTGACCTTGAGGCAACAAAATCAATACCGACCGACGAGCTGACGAATGAGGCGGCTTTCGCTGATGTGACAAGCGCGCTCACGGATCTGATCGGCACCTGTGGCGCCAAGCCGGAAGACATCGTAGCCTTAGGACTCGACGTCCCTGGCCCGGTCAATGCGAAGGGCGAAGTGGGATTCTTCCCGAACATTAAGCTCGACGCTCCGAGATTCGAACGTGCGCTTAAGGGGGCCTTCCCGAAGGCAGTGACAGCCTTCATCAATGACGCAAACGCGGCTGCCTTGGGTGAGATGTGGATGGGCGCCGCAAAGCTGTACGAGAATTTCGTAATGCTTACGCTCGGTACCGGTGTCGGCGGCGGCATTGTCACCAACGGACAGCTGGTTGCAGGCCATGTGGGCGCCGCCGGTGAGCTCGGTCATCTGACGATGAATCCGGATGAGACCGAGACCTGCGGTTGCGGGCGTAAAGGCTGCCTCGAGCAGTACGCGAGCGCTTCCGGAATCGTCAGGCTGTACAAGCAAGCCTGTGAGGTAGCCAATGCCATGCCCTGCCCGCTCTCCGGCAGAAGCGACTCCTATGCGGTCTTCCAGGCGATGGGTGCCGGCGACCCCCAGGCGAAGTGGGCCATCTCGAGCATGCTCGAGTATCTGGCACGGGCGATGGCAAACATTGCCTGCGTGGTGGATCCGGAGTGCTTCGTAATCGGCGGAGGTGTGGTCGGCTCCTTCGACATCTTTAAGGATGAGCTGAAGCAGCGCTACCAGGCGCACTGTCTGTCGGTCTGCAAAGACATCAAGATCGTGCCCGCCACGCTTGGTAACCAGGCCGGCATGTACGGCGCCGCGATGTGTGCGCTCGACAAAGAGCGGTAA
- a CDS encoding transposase, with protein sequence MSKTTRKTYSTSFKMAVALEVAKEQETLSQVAAKHGVSPSLAAAWRDELLAGADSIFGRTKEERERKEQEEAS encoded by the coding sequence ATGTCCAAGACGACGAGGAAGACATACAGCACGAGCTTCAAGATGGCCGTCGCGCTGGAGGTCGCGAAGGAGCAGGAGACGCTCTCGCAGGTGGCAGCCAAGCACGGCGTGAGCCCGTCGCTTGCCGCTGCATGGAGGGACGAGCTTCTTGCAGGCGCCGACAGCATATTCGGCAGGACCAAGGAGGAGCGCGAGAGAAAGGAGCAGGAGGAGGCCTCGTAG
- a CDS encoding glutamate-cysteine ligase family protein: MDTSAQTGAQGTTHQQYRAQNIETLVNYYKSGFTDVRGRVGIELEHFVVHKDTKLPVRYSEPQGTVWLLNQLAEYYPKKVYEGDHLIGLSRSHGDITEGVSLEPAAQVELSAGPFTTLADTERSFNEFESHLTSAADEIDAEIARVAYQPKAIAKDTELIPKKRYDFMNKYLGGLSPWGPRMMRGTTSTQVSIDYSDTADCLRKLRLADALAPILSLICDNSPIFEGKRRPHKLMRTENWEKLDPGRSGIAPGVMDPDYTLERMAEHVLDTVAITVPDGHGNVCYDDRTFGEVYADRLMTKEEAVHAVSMLFNDVRLKTYIEIRLADAMPIPYVLAYAALIKGALYEDRSLDALDTLFDGVTEDDIVEAKHVLERDGYQATVYGQDVSKLADRLIEIAYDGLSEDERYYLDSLAKLVEKRTTLADIWEQEHAQ; this comes from the coding sequence ATGGATACTTCAGCACAAACAGGTGCGCAGGGTACCACTCATCAGCAATACCGTGCGCAGAACATTGAAACCCTCGTGAACTACTACAAAAGTGGTTTTACCGATGTCCGCGGTCGTGTCGGTATCGAACTCGAGCACTTTGTCGTGCATAAAGATACCAAGCTGCCGGTGCGCTATTCGGAACCACAGGGGACCGTGTGGTTGTTGAATCAGCTTGCTGAATACTATCCAAAGAAGGTCTATGAAGGCGATCATCTGATCGGTCTTTCACGCTCCCACGGCGATATCACCGAAGGCGTTTCGTTGGAGCCGGCGGCACAGGTGGAGCTTTCTGCAGGGCCCTTTACAACCTTGGCAGATACAGAGCGCAGCTTCAACGAGTTTGAATCGCATCTGACCAGTGCCGCCGATGAGATCGACGCGGAGATCGCACGCGTCGCCTATCAGCCTAAGGCAATTGCGAAAGACACCGAGCTGATCCCCAAGAAGCGCTATGACTTTATGAACAAGTATCTGGGCGGGCTTTCCCCGTGGGGACCGCGGATGATGAGAGGGACGACCTCAACGCAGGTCTCCATCGACTACTCAGATACCGCAGATTGCCTGCGTAAACTCCGCCTCGCTGACGCACTAGCACCGATCCTTTCGCTGATCTGCGATAACTCACCGATCTTTGAGGGGAAGCGGCGCCCGCATAAGCTGATGCGTACCGAAAACTGGGAGAAACTTGATCCGGGCCGTTCAGGTATTGCCCCCGGTGTGATGGATCCCGATTACACCTTAGAGCGTATGGCGGAGCATGTGCTGGATACTGTGGCGATCACCGTGCCCGATGGACACGGCAACGTGTGCTACGACGATAGGACCTTCGGAGAAGTCTATGCGGATAGGCTCATGACCAAAGAAGAAGCCGTGCACGCAGTGTCGATGCTCTTCAACGATGTACGCCTGAAAACCTACATTGAGATCCGCCTAGCTGACGCGATGCCGATCCCGTACGTGCTTGCGTATGCGGCGCTGATCAAAGGTGCGCTGTATGAGGACCGCTCACTCGATGCGCTCGATACCCTGTTCGACGGCGTCACTGAGGATGATATCGTAGAAGCAAAGCATGTCCTGGAGCGTGATGGATATCAAGCCACCGTATACGGTCAAGACGTCTCCAAACTGGCAGATCGTTTGATCGAGATAGCCTACGACGGGCTGTCTGAGGATGAGCGGTACTATCTTGATTCGCTGGCCAAGCTCGTTGAGAAGCGTACAACGCTTGCGGATATCTGGGAGCAGGAGCACGCGCAATAA
- a CDS encoding tyrosine-protein phosphatase: MDLQGLLDTRDLGKLSAADGHTVKSGLLLRSGALWNAPAADVERLHNEYNLRFVVDQRGADEIGEMPDPIDKLTGIRSVHIDVLSAITAGISRGSKSKEIEWRLLSLDQNARLDLLTKSYPHLLLDDAAIAGYRKFFQELFSCTEGAVLWHCSLGRDRCGMVSMLVETALGVPYADIEDDHLATAAYCPIAEVGDSGASLRSLPSAVFALEKQYGSLRGYIHTALGISSDEIAALRVYYFI; this comes from the coding sequence ATTGACTTACAGGGGCTGCTCGACACCCGTGATCTTGGGAAGCTTTCTGCGGCCGATGGTCACACGGTAAAGTCTGGTTTGTTGCTTCGTTCAGGTGCACTGTGGAACGCTCCCGCCGCCGATGTTGAACGCCTGCACAACGAATATAACCTACGCTTTGTGGTAGACCAGCGCGGGGCAGATGAGATCGGGGAGATGCCGGATCCGATAGACAAGTTGACCGGCATCCGTTCTGTCCACATCGATGTTCTGTCTGCCATTACGGCAGGAATCTCCAGAGGGAGCAAATCAAAGGAGATCGAGTGGAGACTCCTGAGCCTCGATCAGAATGCTCGCCTCGATCTTCTGACGAAGTCGTATCCACATCTGCTGCTCGATGATGCGGCCATTGCGGGATACCGGAAGTTCTTTCAGGAGTTGTTCTCCTGTACGGAAGGTGCCGTACTCTGGCACTGCAGTCTGGGAAGAGACCGGTGCGGGATGGTGAGCATGCTGGTGGAGACCGCCCTGGGCGTTCCGTATGCTGACATCGAAGATGACCACCTCGCCACCGCTGCCTATTGTCCGATAGCGGAAGTGGGAGATAGCGGCGCCAGCTTGCGTTCACTGCCTTCAGCGGTTTTCGCGCTTGAAAAGCAGTATGGGAGCCTCAGGGGCTATATCCACACTGCGCTCGGCATCTCCTCAGATGAGATCGCTGCATTGCGTGTCTACTATTTCATATAA
- a CDS encoding alpha-amylase, protein MNGTMLQGFSWYLDADGKHWKRVAEDAQLFADTGITAVWLPPAYKGIAGANDVGYGVYDTYDLGEFDQKGSVRTKYGTRDEYLAAIDAIHQAGMEALGDVALNQRMGADSTERVSAMEVASYDREQPVSGPHDITAWTRFDFPGRGDKYSAFKWNWTCFHGVDYDEATHRNGIYLFQGKHWSEQVDHHDNGNYDYLMGCDVDEMYQPVYDELLRWGEWYLKNSDLDGFRLDALKHMDRQFYLRLLPTLRQEFGKELFTVGEYWSPSADELQAYLGSERVMSLFDVPLHYHLYSASNSFGNFDLRHLFDDILVQRDATRAVTFVENHDTQPGQALQSFVQTWFKPAAYALILLRQEGYPCVFYGDLFGMPNDGHVPAVRELPLLMELRRRFAYGQQHDYIDNPDVIGWTREGDGRHGGSGLACVLTDRTGGTKRMYVGKRHAGENWVAVIGGEPDTTVDAGGNADFSCKDGMLSVYLPEDTAFVLENDVIRSGEDIPVDLKSHLPKPTDEEKSEAERLRQEAGKYASGMQATRPSRNFYAG, encoded by the coding sequence ATGAATGGAACGATGCTGCAGGGGTTCTCATGGTACCTCGATGCAGATGGGAAACATTGGAAACGAGTGGCTGAGGACGCTCAGCTTTTTGCGGATACCGGTATCACCGCCGTCTGGCTGCCGCCTGCGTATAAAGGTATCGCAGGCGCCAACGACGTAGGCTACGGGGTGTATGACACCTATGACCTGGGCGAGTTCGATCAGAAAGGCTCTGTACGCACTAAATACGGGACACGGGATGAATACTTAGCCGCGATCGATGCAATCCACCAAGCCGGTATGGAAGCCTTAGGCGATGTAGCGCTTAACCAACGGATGGGCGCGGACAGCACCGAGCGGGTAAGTGCAATGGAGGTTGCCTCCTATGACCGGGAACAACCGGTCTCCGGCCCTCACGATATCACCGCCTGGACTCGCTTTGATTTCCCGGGACGGGGAGACAAATATTCTGCCTTTAAGTGGAACTGGACCTGCTTCCACGGTGTCGACTACGATGAGGCAACCCACAGAAACGGGATCTATCTCTTTCAGGGAAAGCACTGGAGCGAGCAGGTAGACCACCACGACAACGGGAACTACGACTACTTGATGGGCTGCGACGTCGATGAGATGTATCAGCCGGTCTACGATGAGCTGCTGCGTTGGGGTGAGTGGTACTTGAAAAACAGTGACCTCGATGGGTTCAGGCTCGATGCATTAAAGCACATGGATCGTCAGTTCTATCTCCGCTTGCTCCCGACACTGAGGCAGGAATTCGGCAAAGAGCTCTTCACCGTGGGGGAGTACTGGTCCCCGAGTGCGGATGAGCTACAAGCCTACCTCGGATCAGAGCGGGTGATGAGCCTCTTTGATGTGCCGCTGCACTACCATCTCTATTCAGCTTCAAACTCCTTTGGCAACTTTGACTTAAGGCATCTCTTTGACGACATTCTCGTGCAGCGTGACGCCACCCGTGCGGTGACCTTCGTCGAGAACCATGACACCCAACCGGGACAAGCATTGCAATCCTTTGTGCAGACATGGTTCAAACCTGCAGCGTACGCTTTAATTCTGCTGCGTCAGGAAGGGTATCCCTGCGTCTTCTATGGGGATCTGTTTGGGATGCCCAATGATGGGCATGTGCCGGCGGTGCGTGAGCTGCCGCTGCTGATGGAGTTACGTCGTCGGTTCGCCTATGGCCAACAGCATGACTACATCGACAACCCGGATGTGATCGGCTGGACTCGTGAAGGTGATGGCCGTCATGGAGGCTCCGGTTTAGCCTGTGTTCTCACTGACCGTACTGGTGGCACAAAGCGTATGTATGTGGGTAAGCGCCATGCCGGGGAGAACTGGGTCGCCGTTATCGGCGGTGAGCCAGACACAACAGTAGATGCTGGCGGCAATGCGGACTTCTCCTGCAAGGATGGAATGCTCTCGGTCTACCTGCCGGAGGATACCGCGTTTGTCCTCGAGAACGATGTCATCCGTTCCGGTGAAGACATACCGGTTGACCTGAAGTCGCACTTGCCAAAGCCGACCGACGAAGAGAAATCCGAGGCGGAAAGGCTCAGACAGGAGGCCGGCAAATATGCCTCAGGAATGCAAGCAACGCGCCCCTCACGGAACTTCTATGCCGGTTAA
- a CDS encoding metallophosphoesterase family protein has product MKILAIADVEETLLWDNFCSSRFEDVDLVLAAGDLDPDYLEFLVTMIPVPLLYVHGNHDEKYLRKPPQGCICVDDSVYVYQGLRIVGLGGSMRYRDGAYMSTEKEMRKRIRKLTPRIRLLGGFDVLLTHAPARGVGDLNDLPHMGFECFNDLMERWKPGLMVHGHVHATYMPYFQRERVLDCGTRVVNAFGHVELEAPKPPALSYGWKEQVVNRRTLRISDGIAAQEEGLLDAGHSYGHW; this is encoded by the coding sequence ATGAAGATCCTCGCAATCGCAGACGTCGAAGAGACGCTTCTTTGGGACAACTTCTGCAGTTCACGCTTTGAAGATGTCGACCTGGTGTTAGCCGCCGGAGACCTCGATCCGGACTATCTCGAGTTCCTCGTGACGATGATCCCAGTCCCGTTGCTCTATGTCCACGGCAACCACGATGAGAAATACTTGAGAAAGCCCCCGCAGGGCTGTATCTGTGTCGACGATTCGGTCTATGTCTACCAGGGCCTGCGTATCGTAGGGCTTGGAGGCTCCATGCGCTACCGGGATGGTGCCTATATGTCGACCGAGAAGGAGATGCGCAAACGCATCCGTAAACTTACGCCCCGCATCCGCCTGTTGGGTGGCTTCGACGTATTGCTCACCCATGCTCCGGCGCGTGGGGTGGGGGACCTCAATGATCTGCCCCACATGGGGTTTGAATGCTTCAACGATCTAATGGAGCGCTGGAAGCCAGGCCTTATGGTTCACGGCCATGTCCACGCGACCTATATGCCGTATTTTCAGCGCGAGCGCGTCCTTGACTGTGGAACACGGGTCGTGAATGCCTTTGGGCATGTTGAATTGGAAGCACCGAAACCACCGGCGCTTTCCTACGGTTGGAAAGAGCAGGTAGTGAACCGGCGCACGCTGCGCATCAGTGACGGTATCGCTGCACAGGAGGAAGGGCTACTCGACGCAGGCCATTCCTACGGACACTGGTAA
- a CDS encoding BMP family ABC transporter substrate-binding protein, with product MSEEEYKKALKRGERDFRRDTSAGIYPYLPALDSVIDQSDIKGEVHIGTMEIPLEMVIGTRTEGRQRAFSRTFMPILGTETEFASKWSNLYDIQTTEGLRDPIKCFEYMHRFYVQEGNKRVSVMSYLDAGTIAADVTRLLPKEWDAPERKLYDEFLEFWHAVPIYDIEFTRKGSYERLAELMGRDLKAPWPEEAVDQLTSAYQYFRTLYLRNGGGHFDTTCGDAMLAYLSYFPNEDLLDTPGSIIVERLNRLWSELALEDPDKEVVLMDEPTKAESEPAHGVLSRLAYHTPYSSAHPLKLAFLYEKPLATSRWSRNHDAGRKEVEGHFHGMVETVAYEDCASDEHFATAVAAAIEQGVDVILTCSPMLMANTAKAAIKHPEIRFLNCSCNLPHSRVRSYYGRMYEAKFVTGALAASLSDSHRIGYQANIPMYGSIAEINAFAIGAAMVDPKVKIRMAWSKRGEESLYHRMADEGVTMMSGSDVTAPYDDPCALGLYQLVGGIVHNLALPVWDWGRYYNLIVQGLLNGAWREDSDKEHPHAVNYWYGMSSGVIGLKLSNDLPYYSRKLADQLIDGITYGMLDPFAGELRSQTGVVQPAGSPRLKEQLVVSMDWLNDNIEGDLPENWHPVDVTSVATGERAHPLDPTAPPVPPKPEEDEAASKGGSSE from the coding sequence ATGAGTGAAGAAGAGTACAAGAAAGCACTCAAACGCGGTGAGCGTGATTTCCGCCGTGATACTTCCGCTGGCATTTACCCCTATCTTCCCGCCCTTGATTCTGTCATCGACCAAAGTGATATCAAAGGTGAAGTGCATATCGGTACCATGGAGATCCCGCTGGAGATGGTGATCGGTACCCGCACTGAGGGACGTCAACGCGCTTTCTCACGGACGTTTATGCCGATCCTCGGAACTGAAACAGAGTTTGCTTCCAAGTGGTCCAACCTCTACGACATCCAGACCACTGAGGGCTTACGCGACCCGATCAAATGCTTTGAGTACATGCACCGCTTCTATGTGCAGGAAGGCAACAAGCGCGTCTCTGTTATGAGCTATCTGGATGCGGGGACCATTGCCGCTGATGTCACTCGGTTACTCCCCAAAGAGTGGGACGCTCCGGAGCGCAAATTGTACGACGAATTCCTCGAGTTCTGGCATGCGGTGCCGATCTATGATATCGAGTTTACCCGTAAAGGTTCATATGAACGGCTTGCGGAATTGATGGGGCGCGATCTGAAAGCGCCTTGGCCGGAGGAAGCGGTTGATCAGCTCACCTCGGCCTACCAATACTTTCGTACCCTCTATCTCCGTAACGGTGGTGGGCACTTTGACACTACCTGCGGCGATGCGATGCTCGCCTACCTGAGCTATTTTCCCAATGAAGACCTCTTGGATACCCCGGGCTCGATCATTGTCGAACGCCTGAACCGCCTGTGGTCAGAGCTTGCCCTGGAGGATCCTGATAAGGAAGTCGTGCTCATGGATGAGCCGACGAAAGCGGAATCCGAACCAGCACACGGTGTCCTCTCACGGTTGGCCTACCACACCCCGTACTCCTCGGCGCACCCATTGAAATTGGCATTTCTCTATGAGAAACCGCTTGCGACGTCGAGGTGGTCGCGGAACCACGATGCAGGACGCAAAGAAGTTGAAGGCCACTTCCATGGGATGGTTGAAACCGTTGCCTACGAGGACTGCGCCTCAGATGAGCACTTTGCCACTGCCGTCGCAGCGGCGATTGAGCAGGGTGTGGATGTGATCCTCACCTGCTCGCCGATGCTTATGGCCAATACGGCAAAGGCCGCCATCAAGCACCCTGAGATCCGCTTTCTCAACTGCTCCTGCAACTTACCGCACAGTCGGGTGCGCTCCTACTATGGCCGTATGTATGAAGCGAAGTTCGTGACTGGTGCCTTAGCTGCTAGCCTCTCGGATAGCCATCGCATTGGGTATCAAGCCAACATCCCGATGTACGGCTCGATCGCTGAGATCAACGCCTTCGCGATCGGTGCTGCTATGGTCGACCCGAAGGTCAAGATTCGCATGGCTTGGTCAAAGCGCGGGGAGGAATCCCTCTACCATAGGATGGCCGATGAGGGTGTGACGATGATGTCAGGGTCAGACGTGACGGCGCCGTACGATGATCCGTGTGCTTTAGGCCTCTACCAGCTCGTGGGTGGGATTGTGCATAACCTTGCTCTGCCGGTCTGGGACTGGGGCCGCTACTACAATCTGATCGTCCAGGGGCTGCTCAACGGCGCCTGGCGGGAAGACAGCGATAAAGAACACCCGCATGCGGTCAACTACTGGTATGGTATGTCATCAGGAGTTATCGGGTTGAAACTCTCAAACGATTTGCCATATTATTCGCGTAAACTGGCTGATCAACTTATTGATGGTATCACCTATGGGATGCTCGATCCCTTTGCCGGGGAGCTCAGGAGCCAGACCGGCGTGGTGCAGCCAGCAGGTTCCCCTCGGTTAAAGGAGCAGCTTGTGGTCTCAATGGACTGGCTCAACGACAATATAGAAGGTGACCTTCCTGAGAACTGGCATCCGGTGGATGTGACCTCAGTGGCCACGGGCGAGCGTGCGCATCCGCTTGACCCGACCGCACCGCCGGTCCCGCCAAAACCTGAAGAAGATGAGGCTGCTTCGAAAGGCGGGTCTTCCGAATGA
- a CDS encoding IS3 family transposase — translation MDHCIVRYNTTRRKRSLKGVSPMEFRKALGLALAA, via the coding sequence ATCGATCACTGTATCGTCAGGTACAATACGACAAGGCGCAAGCGCTCGCTTAAAGGTGTGAGCCCAATGGAGTTCAGGAAGGCTTTGGGCTTGGCCCTGGCAGCTTAG
- a CDS encoding IS3 family transposase yields the protein MSRLSRCSDNPACKGLFGRLKDESSYGRNWSTITSNKFISQLNDYINWYNTQNQTIPRLEEFCRIQTGP from the coding sequence ATGTCACGACTCTCCCGATGCAGCGACAACCCAGCTTGCAAGGGTCTCTTTGGTAGATTAAAGGATGAATCCTCCTACGGACGTAATTGGTCTACCATCACATCGAACAAGTTCATCAGCCAGCTCAACGACTACATCAATTGGTACAACACACAGAATCAAACAATCCCTCGGCTGGAAGAGTTCTGTAGAATACAGACAGGACCTTGA
- a CDS encoding TetR/AcrR family transcriptional regulator, which yields MSRTHTIALLRRHESQLRLKTGKKEQLVKVGTKLMVKKGIQNTSVSDITDACGFSKGIFYYFTSKNDFLMAAIRGLNVDDASNKARSKKDLPIAQRIMLYMRRYAEIMRDDIGIDFCRI from the coding sequence ATGAGCCGCACGCACACGATAGCTTTGCTCAGGAGGCATGAAAGTCAACTTCGTCTAAAAACAGGCAAAAAAGAGCAGCTTGTTAAAGTGGGGACCAAGCTGATGGTGAAAAAGGGGATACAAAATACCTCTGTTTCTGATATTACCGACGCGTGTGGATTTTCAAAAGGCATCTTCTACTACTTCACTTCAAAGAATGACTTCCTGATGGCTGCGATCAGAGGCTTGAATGTGGACGACGCTTCCAACAAGGCAAGAAGCAAAAAAGACCTGCCAATCGCCCAAAGGATCATGCTGTATATGAGACGGTACGCAGAGATCATGCGGGACGATATCGGCATCGATTTCTGCAGGATATAG